From one Desmodus rotundus isolate HL8 chromosome X, HLdesRot8A.1, whole genome shotgun sequence genomic stretch:
- the SPIN4 gene encoding spindlin-4 gives MSPPTVPPMGVDGVSAYLMKKRHTHRKQRRKPTFLTRRNIVGCRIQHGWKEGNEPVEQWKGTVLEQVSVKPTLYIIKYDGKDSVYGLELHRDKRVLALEILPERVPTPRIDSRLADSLIGKAVGHVFEGEHGRKDEWKGMVLARAPVMDTWFYITYEKDPVLYMYTLLDDYKDGDLRIIPDSNYYFPTAEREPGEVVDSLVGKQVEHAKDDGSKRTGIFIHQVVAKPSVYFIKFDDDIHIYVYGLVKTP, from the coding sequence ATGTCGCCCCCAACTGTGCCTCCGATGGGCGTAGATGGTGTGTCCGCGTACCTGATGAAGAAGAGGCACACCCACAGGAAGCAGCGGCGAAAGCCCACTTTCCTTACCCGCAGGAACATCGTGGGCTGCCGCATTCAACACGGCTGGAAGGAAGGCAACGAGCCGGTGGAGCAATGGAAGGGCACCGTGCTCGAGCAGGTTTCCGTGAAGCCCACTCTCTACATCATCAAATATGATGGCAAGGATAGTGTGTATGGGCTGGAACTGCACCGAGATAAGAGAGTTCTAGCGCTCGAGATCCTGCCTGAGAGAGTGCCAACTCCTCGCATTGATTCCCGCCTTGCAGATTCCCTGATTGGCAAGGCTGTGGGGCATGTGTTTGAGGGTGAGCACGGCCGAAAAGATGAATGGAAGGGCATGGTCCTGGCGCGAGCCCCCGTGATGGACACTTGGTTTTACATCACCTACGAGAAAGATCCTGTCCTTTACATGTACACGCTCCTGGATGACTACAAAGATGGTGACCTGCGCATCATTCCAGATTCCAACTACTATTTCCCTACAGCTGAACGCGAGCCTGGAGAAGTGGTCGACAGCCTCGTGGGCAAGCAGGTGGAACACGCCAAAGATGATGGGTCCAAGAGAACCGGCATTTTCATCCATCAAGTGGTGGCCAAGCCGTCCGTCTACTTCATTAAGTTTGATGATGATATTCACATTTATGTCTATGGTTTGGTGAAAACCCCCTAA